The Chrysoperla carnea chromosome X, inChrCarn1.1, whole genome shotgun sequence genome includes a region encoding these proteins:
- the LOC123302554 gene encoding uncharacterized protein LOC123302554 has translation MAEILEVTNVPEYDNVITGLEYHNHQAYNSSKFESSDESRICIQSQDLYTLPSESVLNIEGQVTDDDATNAASFISNAISFMFHEIRYEIGGKVIDVINNVGIVSTIKNYLSLNENQSKALENAGFGENFKKNAAGYFNVRIPLKMYMGFFEDYPKILVNMKQEIVIVRANDDINCFTSTAATSKPKIKINKLEWCVPYVKVSDKMRVKLYNLVNQNDDLRLWFRSMECLLIPELPLTDRHVWSVKTSVECPNYAVICFQTNRDRNILKDSSQFDHCNITNLKVYLNGEAYPYVNLNLNYTNNQTALLYEMYCNFQKSYYRRSITEPLLDKETFINKSPLFVIDCSKHPESLKSTTVDLRVEFEASVNFPAKTRAYCIVFHDRLFKYNLLTNIVNRVV, from the coding sequence ATGGCAGAAATACTAGAAGTGACCAATGTACCTGAGTACGATAATGTTATTACAGGACTAGAGTATCACAACCACCAAGCTTATAATTCATCGAAATTTGAATCAAGCGATGAGAGTAGAATTTGCATTCAATCACAAGACTTGTACACATTACCAAGtgaaagtgttttaaatatcGAAGGTCAAGTGACTGATGATGATGCTACAAATGCAGCCAGCTTCATATCGAATGCTATATCATTTATGTTTCATGAAATTCGTTATGAAATTGGTGGTAAGGTAATTGATGTGATTAATAACGTAGGCATCGTTAGcactataaaaaactatctatccCTAAACGAAAATCAAAGTAAAGCTTTAGAGAATGCTGGCtttggtgaaaattttaaaaagaatgctGCTGGTTACTTCAATGTTCGTATTccattgaaaatgtatatgggtttttttgaagattatccTAAAATTCTCGTAAACATGAAGCAAGAAATCGTTATTGTTCGTGcaaatgatgatattaattgttttacctCAACTGCCGCAACAAGcaaacctaaaattaaaatcaacaaattagaATGGTGTGTTCCATACGTTAAAGTGTCTGATAAAATGCGAGTCAAATTATACAACTTAGTcaatcaaaatgatgatttgagGTTATGGTTTCGATCAATGGAATGTCTACTTATACCAGAACTACCATTAACTGATAGACATGTATGGAGTGTTAAAACTAGTGTAGAATGTCCTAACTACGCTGTTATCTGTTTCCAAACAAATCGTGACCGCAACATTTTAAAAGATTCCAGTCAGTTTGACCATTGTaacataacaaatttgaaagtcTATTTAAATGGTGAAGCCTACCCATATGTGAATTTGAATCTAAATTACACAAACAATCAAACAGCGTTACTGTATGAAAtgtattgtaattttcaaaaatcgtactATAGACGCTCTATAACAGAACCATTGCTAGATAAagaaacgtttataaataaatcacctCTATTTGTCATTGACTGTTCGAAGCACCCAGAGTCACTTAAATCTACAACAGTGGACTTGCGCGTTGAGTTTGAAGCTAGTGTTAATTTCCCAGCTAAAACGCGTGCGTATTGTATAGTGTTCCAtgatcgattatttaaatacaatctaCTTACGAATATTGTGAATAGAGTAGTTTAA